One region of Clostridium sp. Marseille-P299 genomic DNA includes:
- a CDS encoding NAD-dependent protein deacylase, giving the protein MSVEKLKQIIDKSNNIVFFGGAGVSTESGIPDFRSVDGLYNQRYQYPPEKILSHSFFLDHTKEFYRFYKEKMICLDAKPNITHKILARLEQETKLKAIITQNIDGLHQMGGSKEVIELHGSIYRNYCMSCHKSYSVYDILNAEDIPRCTCGGIIKPDVVLYEEGLDEGVLEAAIEYISNADVLIIGGTSLSVYPAAGLIRYFRGSNLVLINKSTTDFDRNADLLIQESLGEVFNRI; this is encoded by the coding sequence ATGAGCGTAGAAAAACTAAAGCAAATCATAGACAAGAGTAATAACATAGTATTCTTTGGCGGAGCGGGTGTATCTACAGAGAGTGGGATACCAGATTTTCGTAGTGTAGATGGTCTATATAATCAAAGGTATCAGTATCCTCCAGAAAAGATACTAAGCCACTCATTTTTTTTAGACCATACAAAAGAATTCTATCGATTTTATAAAGAAAAAATGATATGTCTAGATGCAAAACCTAATATTACACATAAAATATTAGCACGATTGGAGCAAGAAACTAAGTTAAAGGCTATTATAACACAAAATATAGATGGACTTCATCAGATGGGTGGAAGTAAGGAAGTTATTGAACTTCACGGATCTATTTATCGTAATTATTGTATGAGCTGTCATAAATCATATAGTGTTTATGATATTTTAAATGCAGAGGATATACCTAGATGTACTTGTGGAGGAATAATAAAACCTGATGTCGTGTTATATGAAGAGGGATTAGATGAGGGTGTATTAGAGGCAGCAATAGAGTATATATCAAATGCAGATGTTTTAATTATTGGCGGAACATCTCTATCCGTGTATCCTGCGGCTGGGCTGATACGTTATTTTAGGGGAAGTAATTTAGTATTAATAAATAAGTCAACTACTGACTTTGATAGAAATGCAGACTTATTGATACAAGAATCCTTGGGAGAGGTTTTTAATAGAATATAG
- the fsa gene encoding fructose-6-phosphate aldolase produces MKFFVDTANVEDIKKANSMGVICGVTTNPSLIAKEGRDFKEVIKEIASIVDGPISGEVKATTEDAESMIKEGREIAAIHPNMVVKIPMTIEGLKATKVLSSEGIKTNVTLIFSANQALLAARAGATYVSPFLGRLDDISTPGIDLIRTIAEIFDIYGIETEIIAASVRNPIHITDCALAGADIATVPYSVIEQCTKHPLTDQGIEKFKADYKAVFGE; encoded by the coding sequence ATGAAATTTTTTGTTGATACAGCAAATGTAGAAGATATTAAAAAAGCAAATAGTATGGGTGTTATTTGTGGTGTTACTACGAATCCATCTTTAATTGCAAAAGAAGGTAGAGATTTTAAAGAGGTTATTAAGGAAATCGCTTCTATTGTTGATGGACCTATTAGTGGTGAAGTTAAAGCAACAACTGAAGATGCAGAAAGCATGATCAAAGAAGGTAGAGAAATAGCAGCAATTCATCCAAATATGGTTGTTAAAATTCCAATGACTATAGAAGGATTAAAAGCTACTAAAGTTTTATCCAGTGAAGGGATTAAAACAAATGTAACATTAATTTTTTCAGCAAATCAGGCATTACTTGCTGCAAGAGCTGGTGCTACTTATGTATCTCCTTTCCTTGGACGTTTAGATGATATTTCAACGCCTGGAATTGATTTGATTCGTACTATTGCTGAAATATTTGATATCTATGGTATTGAAACAGAAATAATAGCAGCTAGTGTTCGTAATCCAATTCATATTACTGATTGTGCTTTGGCAGGAGCAGATATTGCAACCGTTCCATATAGTGTAATTGAACAATGTACAAAACATCCATTAACAGATCAGGGAATTGAAAAATTCAAGGCTGATTATAAAGCTGTTTTTGGAGAATAA